In Burkholderiales bacterium, the following proteins share a genomic window:
- a CDS encoding tripartite tricarboxylate transporter substrate binding protein has protein sequence MHQSLKLAAVLLLSTAAATASAQKYPTKPIRLISPFAPGGGTDQLGRLIAVKAAESLGQPVVVDNRPGAGGAIGAEMAVRSAPDGYTFIIVSATYAAGSAYKPPSSYDPIKDIQGVAVLGTTGLLLTVHPSVPAKTVQELITYARANPNKLNFGTVGRGSNVHLALELFKLMTKTRFVDIAYKGGGPAMTAIVGGEIQATAMSIVPSMPHVKAGRVRALAVTTAKRSPYLPDIPAVAETVPGYEASHWYAMWGPKGLPKPILTRWNQEVVKALSTEEASTRLKAEGLEPGVGTPEQCQDMIRQTIEKWRRVMKEAGITPEHG, from the coding sequence TTGCACCAAAGCCTGAAACTCGCGGCTGTACTGCTGCTCAGCACCGCAGCCGCGACCGCGTCGGCGCAGAAGTATCCGACCAAACCTATCCGTCTCATCTCGCCGTTCGCGCCGGGCGGCGGGACCGATCAGCTCGGGCGGCTGATCGCGGTGAAGGCGGCCGAGTCGCTCGGGCAGCCGGTGGTCGTCGACAACCGGCCCGGCGCGGGCGGCGCGATCGGCGCGGAGATGGCCGTGCGCTCCGCGCCCGACGGTTATACCTTCATCATCGTGTCGGCGACCTATGCCGCGGGCTCGGCCTACAAGCCGCCGTCGTCTTACGACCCGATCAAGGACATCCAGGGCGTGGCGGTGCTCGGAACGACCGGCCTGCTGCTCACGGTGCATCCGTCGGTTCCGGCGAAGACCGTGCAGGAGCTCATCACCTACGCGCGCGCGAACCCGAACAAGCTCAACTTCGGCACGGTCGGGCGCGGCAGCAACGTGCACCTCGCGCTGGAGCTGTTCAAGCTGATGACCAAGACCAGGTTCGTCGACATCGCATACAAGGGCGGCGGTCCGGCGATGACCGCGATCGTCGGCGGCGAGATCCAGGCGACCGCGATGAGCATCGTGCCCAGCATGCCGCACGTGAAGGCGGGCAGGGTGCGCGCGCTCGCGGTGACGACCGCGAAGCGCTCGCCGTACCTGCCGGACATTCCCGCGGTGGCCGAGACCGTGCCGGGGTACGAAGCGTCTCACTGGTATGCGATGTGGGGGCCGAAGGGATTGCCCAAGCCGATCCTCACTCGCTGGAACCAGGAAGTCGTGAAGGCGCTGAGCACCGAGGAAGCTTCGACGCGCCTGAAAGCGGAAGGCCTCGAGCCCGGCGTCGGCACGCCCGAGCAGTGCCAGGACATGATCCGGCAGACCATCGAGAAGTGGCGGCGCGTGATGAAGGAAGCCGGTATCACGCCCGAGCACGGCTGA
- a CDS encoding amidohydrolase family protein, producing MLFTCGPRACAAAARAPARKVVKKGRKSLAVDLHCHVQTPEAEALARQTKVEPRDPIVQHGSARSASRQHQLRQELDKKLTSVAQRLSDMDRMGIDVQAISTSPSQYYYRLEPELGRETSRVVNDNLANIVAGNPDRFVALGTLPMQEPDFAIAELTRCMKDLGFRGIEIGTNVRGAELSDPKFEKLWAKCESLSALIFLHPSGFTDTSRLKEHFLTNVIGNPLDTTYALSHIVFGGVLERYPKLRFVAAHGGGYLGHYPARMDHAYRVRPECHDHIKRPPSYYMKKIYFDTMVFGETQLEHLVNLWGADHVVIGTDYPYDMGYYKPVDFVEGAKLTRAQKDQIVGGNAAKLLRLKR from the coding sequence ATGCTGTTCACTTGCGGTCCGCGCGCCTGCGCGGCGGCGGCGCGCGCACCGGCGCGCAAGGTCGTGAAGAAGGGCAGGAAGAGTCTCGCGGTCGACCTGCACTGTCACGTGCAGACGCCGGAGGCCGAGGCGCTCGCCAGGCAGACCAAGGTCGAGCCGCGCGATCCGATCGTGCAGCACGGCAGCGCGCGCTCCGCCTCCCGCCAGCACCAGTTGCGCCAGGAGCTGGACAAGAAGCTCACGAGCGTCGCCCAGCGTCTCAGCGACATGGACCGCATGGGCATCGACGTGCAGGCGATCTCGACCTCGCCCAGCCAGTACTACTACCGCCTCGAGCCCGAGCTCGGCCGCGAGACTTCGCGCGTGGTCAACGACAACCTCGCGAACATCGTCGCCGGCAACCCCGACCGCTTCGTCGCGCTCGGCACGCTGCCGATGCAGGAGCCGGACTTCGCGATCGCCGAGCTCACGCGCTGCATGAAGGACCTGGGATTCCGCGGCATCGAGATCGGCACCAACGTGCGCGGCGCGGAGCTGTCGGACCCGAAGTTCGAGAAGCTGTGGGCGAAGTGCGAAAGCTTGAGCGCGCTGATCTTCCTGCACCCTTCAGGCTTCACCGACACCAGCCGCCTGAAAGAGCACTTCCTCACCAACGTCATCGGCAATCCGCTCGACACCACGTACGCGCTGTCGCACATCGTGTTCGGCGGCGTGCTCGAACGCTATCCGAAGCTCAGGTTCGTCGCGGCCCACGGCGGCGGCTATCTCGGCCACTACCCCGCGCGCATGGACCACGCCTACCGCGTGCGCCCCGAATGCCACGACCACATCAAGCGCCCGCCGTCGTACTACATGAAGAAGATCTACTTCGACACGATGGTGTTCGGCGAGACGCAGCTCGAGCATCTCGTGAACCTGTGGGGCGCGGACCACGTGGTCATCGGCACCGATTACCCGTACGACATGGGTTATTACAAGCCGGTCGATTTCGTGGAGGGGGCGAAGCTGACGCGCGCCCAGAAAGATCAGATCGTGGGCGGGAACGCGGCGAAGCTGTTGCGGTTGAAAAGGTGA
- a CDS encoding alpha/beta hydrolase has product MSQYNPDANYEIKVWDVEFRKTPNRTLMARIYQPQGKGPFPALLDLHGGAWNDKDRLANVPMDEALARSGMLVVAVDLRLAPEAPYPGSVQDANYAVRWLKHKAKEWNGDASRLGVLGSSTGGHVAELLAFRPNDPRYNAHPLPEAPNVDAKIAYVIARSPISDPHTRYLQAEKMKREEMMNKTKRYFIPWESIYEGNPQQILERGEKISMPPMFIMQGELDDNVIPPIQIKFAETYRKAGGECDLEVFAGCGHMWVAEPGPQTDKAHAMAKAFIARQLAAVPA; this is encoded by the coding sequence GTGAGCCAGTACAACCCCGACGCGAATTACGAGATCAAGGTGTGGGACGTCGAGTTCCGCAAGACGCCGAATCGCACGCTGATGGCGCGCATCTATCAACCGCAGGGGAAGGGTCCGTTTCCGGCCCTGCTCGATCTGCACGGCGGCGCGTGGAACGACAAGGACCGCCTCGCCAACGTGCCCATGGACGAGGCGCTCGCCAGGAGCGGCATGCTCGTGGTCGCGGTCGACCTGCGGCTCGCGCCCGAAGCGCCGTATCCCGGCTCGGTGCAGGACGCGAACTACGCGGTGCGCTGGCTCAAGCACAAGGCGAAGGAGTGGAACGGCGACGCCTCGCGCCTCGGCGTGCTCGGCAGCTCCACCGGCGGTCACGTCGCGGAGCTCCTCGCGTTTCGTCCGAACGATCCGCGCTACAACGCCCATCCGCTGCCCGAGGCGCCGAACGTCGACGCGAAGATCGCCTACGTCATCGCGCGCTCGCCGATCAGCGACCCGCACACGCGCTATCTCCAGGCCGAGAAGATGAAGCGCGAGGAGATGATGAACAAGACCAAGCGCTACTTCATCCCGTGGGAGAGCATTTACGAGGGCAACCCGCAGCAGATCCTCGAGCGCGGCGAGAAGATCAGCATGCCGCCGATGTTCATCATGCAGGGCGAGCTCGACGACAACGTGATCCCGCCGATCCAGATCAAGTTCGCCGAGACCTACCGCAAGGCCGGCGGCGAATGCGACCTCGAGGTGTTCGCGGGCTGCGGCCACATGTGGGTGGCCGAGCCCGGTCCGCAGACGGACAAGGCGCACGCGATGGCGAAGGCGTTCATAGCGAGGCAGCTGGCGGCGGTGCCGGCGTGA